One genomic window of Arachis stenosperma cultivar V10309 chromosome 10, arast.V10309.gnm1.PFL2, whole genome shotgun sequence includes the following:
- the LOC130957965 gene encoding tyrosine-protein phosphatase DSP5-like yields MGLIVEVDTVDEDAAVLVPPPNFSMVEDCIFRSSFPTPSNFPFLQTLNLRSIIYLCPEPYPEENLEFLRSQNIRLFQFGIEGKTEASLPILRDSIMEALKVLIDVRNHPILIHCKRGKHRTGCLVGCLRKLQNWCLSSVFEEYQRFAGAKLRNGDLIFIDRFDIVSLKQCLYSIIYQYQGYGSKKRRLLYTDQNLQKHQLASF; encoded by the coding sequence ATGGGATTGATAGTTGAGGTTGATACCGTAGACGAGGACGCCGCCGTTTTGGTCCCGCCGCCGAACTTCTCAATGGTGGAGGACTGCATTTTCCGATCCAGTTTTCCCACTCCTTCCAATTTCCCTTTTCTCCAAACCCTAAACCTTCGATCCATCATATACTTGTGTCCAGAGCCCTATCCAGAAGAAAATCTGGAGTTTCTTCGATCGCAGAACATTCGGCTCTTTCAATTTGGAATTGAGGGGAAGACGGAGGCTTCTTTACCTATTCTGAGGGATTCAATTATGGAGGCTCTGAAAGTTTTAATTGATGTGAGAAATCACCCAATTTTGATTCATTGCAAACGAGGAAAGCATAGAACAGGTTGCCTTGTTGGCTGCTTGAGAAAATTGCAGAATTGGTGCCTATCTTCTGTGTTTGAGGAGTACCAACGATTTGCTGGTGCTAAATTGAGGAATGGAGATTTAATCTTTATAGATAGGTTTGACATTGTAAGTCTGAAGCAGTGCCTTTACAGTATCATCTACCAGTATCAAGGATATGGTTCGAAGAAGAGACGATTGCTGTATACAGACCAGAACTTGCAGAAACACCAACTGGCATCCTtttag